In a single window of the Daphnia carinata strain CSIRO-1 chromosome 4, CSIRO_AGI_Dcar_HiC_V3, whole genome shotgun sequence genome:
- the LOC130695202 gene encoding zinc finger protein 391-like — translation MFGSCFYIPLSQNNFSVTPTNDLPLDLSYKPKECKQFSNNQILTGDVVPSVGAHNQLGFKSDADLTVSPMPLASSCPLRKTQDLLPRKALSPDSTSAESRTVSLYDTDSDDDIPSPHEGDVSTKDLHSSGNDSRVMSVTASHQPMPRRNRERTLLPCQVCGKAFDRPSLLKRHIRTHTGEKPHVCDVCGKGFSTSSSLNTHRRIHSGEKPHQCPICGKRFTASSNLYYHRMTHVKEKPHKCTMCNKSFPTPGDLKSHMYVHNGSWPFQCHVCKRGFSKQTNLRNHLFLHTGKKPHNCLRCGKCFALACNLRAHLRTHPESNSCQLETKADRAEKHSDSQDNKVNPIFSASTTQEPVEGSCPIPQLNPRLVDHVFFWQSIQQQLTTDMLIQQHQQIHVDPLHFTSSSSRPFKSFK, via the exons atgtttggcagcTGTTTCTACATTCCTCTTtcgcaaaacaatttttctgtCACGCCTACCAATG ATCTTCCGTTGGATTTGAGCTATAAACCAAAAGAATGCAAGCAATTTTCAAATAACCAAATTTTAACAGGAGACGTTGTACCTTCAGTCGGTGCTCACAATCAATTGGGCTTCAAAAGTGATGCTGATCTTACTGTATCGCCTATGCCTCTCGCCTCATCGTGCCCATTGCGGAAAACTCAGGACTTACTGCCTAGGAAAGCATTAAGTCCTGACAGTACCAGTGCTGAATCGAGAACTGTTTCGCTGTACGATACAGATTCCGACGACGACATCCCTTCTCCTCACGAAGGAGATGTTTCCACCAAGGATCTTCACTCTTCAGGGAACGATAGCCGTGTCATGTCAGTTACGGCAAGTCATCAAccgatgccgaggagaaaccGTGAAAGGACTCTTTTGCCCTGTCAAGTGTGCGGTAAAGCATTTGATCGTCCATCGTTGCTGAAACGTCACATACGCACGCACACTG GTGAAAAACCGCATGTGTGTGATGTTTGCGGAAAAGGGTTTTCCACTTCAAGCTCGTTGAATACTCATCGAAGAATTCATAGTGGCGAGAAACCACATCAGTGCCCCATCTGCGGAAAACGATTTACGGCTTCATCCAACCTTTATTATCATAGAATGACTCACGTAAAG gAAAAGCCCCACAAATGTACGATGTGCAATAAATCATTCCCCACGCCGGGAGATTTGAAATCTCACATGTACGTCCACAACGGTAGTTGGCCTTTCCAGTGCCATGTATGCAAGCGGGGTTTTAGCAAGCAGACCAATTTGCGgaatcatctttttcttcatacTG GAAAAAAACCACACAATTGTTTGCGCTGTGGAAAGTGTTTTGCCTTAGCCTGCAACTTAAGAGCACACCTGCGAACTCATCCCGAATCAAACTCCTGTCAACTTGAAACTAAAGCTGATCGAGCGGAGAAACATTCAGATTCACAAGATAACAAAGTTAATCCAATATTTTCTGCTTCCACAACACAAGAGCCCGTGGAAGGAAGTTGCCCCATACCTCAATTAAACCCCCGTTTGGTGGATCACGTCTTCTTTTGGCAGTCTATTCAACAACAACTAAC